In Mycetocola spongiae, the genomic stretch AAAAAACGACGAGGATGCGGCGCGGTTCCCGCTGATCTCCGAGGGCAATGACCTGCTGTTTCAGTACAAGTGGATGGCGGGCCGCCTCGCCACCAACCCCTCCTTTCCGCTCTCCCAGCTCGACGCCATCCATGCCGATATGTCGGAGCGCTATCGCCGCGCGGGCGTGAGCCAGTCGGGGGTCCTGCAGAGCCGCTTCGCGACCGCGATGGACACCGGCGAGCTGCGCGCGGCCGGGCGCTATCGCGAGGAGCGCGAGCTGATTCCGCGCGATGACTATAGCCACTGCGAGGCCTGCGTGCGCAGCGAGGATGCCTTCTATTTCTCCGAGCTGGGCGAGGATGAGACGGCGCTGCGCCTCTACGATGAGATTTTTGACGGCCACCTGACCTGCGGCGAGGAGCCCGAGGCGAGCGAGGCCCAGGCGCTGCTGCCGTTCCTGCGCGCGGGCCGCCTGGACGATGCCCGCCGGGCACACCTGCGCAGCTATCGCGTGGCCCGGTATTCCCCCGATAGCCTCGGCATCATCGCCAACCACCTGGTCTTCTGCGCGGTTACGGGCAATGAATCGCGCGGGCTATCGATCCTGGAACGCCAGCTGGGCGAGGTCACCCTGGACCCGCTTAACCGCTCGCTCCTGTTTTCCGTCTCCAGCGCGATCGCGGTGCTGCTGGATGCCGTGACCGCCGCGGGCGCGGGCGATACCCCCGTGCGCGGCGCTGAAAACCCCGATCTGCTGGGGCTCTTTGGCCCGCACGACGGCCCCTGGAACGCCAGCGACCTTGCCGCGCGGATGTGGGAGCGGGCACAGACCCTCGCCGCGGAATTTAATGCGCGCAATGGCAACGACTATTTCACGCTACGTCTCAACCGTTCGCGGGCGCTGGCCGAGGAGCACTACGATCTGCCGCTGCAGGGCGAACGCTTCACGCCGCCCTCCCCGACCACCCATACCGAGCCCGTGAGCTCCGCCGATTGGCTGGGTCGCGCCCGCGCATCGTTTTTGACCGAGAATGCGCAGGACATCCTGGACGCCGTGGGCAGTGGCCTCGCGGTGGAGGATGGCGATCTGGATTCCCGGTTGAGCCTCTTCGGCTGCGGGGCGCAGGCGCTGCTCACGCTGGAGCGCACGGAGGATGCCGCGGGCTTCCTCGCGCTGCGCGCCGAGGAGCTTCGGGCCGCGGGCCGCGAGGCCCAGGCCGCGGTGGAGGACCGGCTCGGGGTGCTGCTTTTTGGTGCCGCGGGCGAGGAGGATCTCCCAGTGCTAACCGCGGAACTGGAGCGGGCCCGGGTCGAGCAGGCCCCCGCGATTGTGCTCAGCGATCTCCTGCTGACCACCGCCGATCTGCACATGCGCGGCCAGCGGCACGGCGCCGCACTCCCGCTCGCGGCCGAGGCCCTGGTGCTGGCGGAGGACAACGATCTGGAGCAGATGCGGGTCACCGCGCGCCTCGTCTCCGCCTATGCGGAGCTGAATAACGGCGATATGCCCGCCGCCGTGGTACACCTCGATACGCTCCTCGCCTCCCCGCTGGTGGCCCCGATGCGGGTGAATGTTTTGCGCCTGCGGGCACAGGTTCACGGCGCCTCGGGTGAGCCCTCCGAGGGCGCGGCCCTGGCCGATCAGATGCTCACGCTTGTGGCCGAGAGTGGCTCGCGCGAGGGCGTGATCCTGGCGGCCCAGCTCGCCGCCAACCTGCTCAGCGATGATAACCGCGACGGCGAGGCCGCGGCGCGGATCGAATATGCGCTGGAGCACGCCCGGCTCGCGGAATCCGAGGAGCAGAACGCCCTGCGTTTCCTGCTCGGCCGCTATCAGCACTGGGCGGGCGAAAATGCCGCGGCCGTGGAAAACCTGGACGCCGTCTTCCGCGCGCAGGGCCCCGAGGTTCCCGCAACCCAGCGATCCGAGACGCTGTTTTGGCTCGGCCAGGCGGCGCAGGGTGCCGAGGAGAACGGCCTGGCCTATGGGGCACTGAGCCAGGCGATTGAACTCGCGGAGGAGGGCGAGGCCTATCCGCTCGCGGCCCGCGCCGGCATTACGCTGGGTCAGCTGCTGGCCCAGTTTGATGATCCCGATGCGGTTGCCGTGCTCGAACGCGCCCTCGCGCACTCCGATCTGGCCGAGGACGCCACGATGTCCACGATGGCCCGGCATCGCCTGGGCCAGGCCCGCGCCGCCCACGGCGATCCCGCGGGGCTGGAGGATCTGGCGGCCGTGGAGCAGATTGCACGCGAACAGGGCGCCGATTGGCTGATCGCGGAGGTCACCGATTCCACGGCCCGCGCGCTGGGTGCGCTGGGCCGCGGCGATGAGGCCATCGCGGCGGCCCTGCGGGCAGCGGACGCCTTTGCCGATTGCGGAGACGAGGGCAATGCCGCCATGGCCGAGCTCTTTGTGGCGCGGGCGCTCGGCGAGTCCCGGCGTCTGGAGGAGGCCGTGCCGATGTATCGCGCGGCAATCGACCGCCTCGCGCCGGGCACCCCGCCGTTTATTGGGCTGAACCTGGAACTCGGGTCGGTCCTGGAAAGCCTCGAGCGACACGAGGAGGCCGCGGCCGCGCGCGCGGCCGCCGAGCGGGAATAGTCTGCGCGGGCCACCCCGTCTCCCACGGAACGGGGTGGGCCGCGCCTCGGCGAATTCACAGGCTGACGCGCGCCCCGCGCCGTAACATGGGCGAATGAGCACCGAGGCGGCCACGACCCCCGTCGTTGCGCGTACCATCCGGGTGTTTTATGTGGCCCAGTGGATCGTTCCGGTCCTGCTGCTCTGGCTGCAAACCTCCCTGGCCGGCTCCCACGGCCGCGTCGCCACGCAGTCCTTTGTCACCGATCTGCCGTTTGTTCTCCTCGGTCCCCTGCTGACCCTCGTGACGCGCGAGGGTGTGCTGCGAAAATCAGTTCCCACCGGTTATGCCGTGGCCTCGGTGATTGGCTGGGTGGTGTCCCTCGCGGCCACCCTCGCGCTCTGGTCCGAGGCCTGGAGCACAAACCGGCCCGCGCCCGGTGCCCCGCTCGCGGATCTGATCACGATCATCGCGCCGATGGTGGCGATCTGGTTCCTCATCGCCCACGTGCAGTCGTCGCCGGGCGGCCGCGGCGGCTTCCCGCGCGGCATCTTCCTCTTCCAGTGGGTGCTCGGCGGCGGCTATATTTTTGCGATGGCTTTCCTGGCCTCGGTCTCCTCGCGCATCGCGCAGGTACACCCCTCCACCACCGCCTGGGTGATTCTGGGCACGGTCGCGGCGGGTGTTCCGCTGCTTGTGGGCCCCCTGATGACGGTTGTCTCGGGCCCGCTGCGGGCCTCGCGGCGACTCCCCGTGGCCTATCTCTGTGGCGTGGTCGCCACGGTGGTGTTTTTGGTCCTGGAGGCGTGTGAGCTGGCGCGGCTGGGCCGGCCGCTCGCGATCCACTGGGCTACCTGGAATATGCGCTCCCCCGCGCTCGCGCTGGATTCCCGGCTCGCGCTGCTGGCCGCGATCATCAGCATTGTCATCCTGGTGAGCCATGCGCGGCATCAGGTGCGGGTCGAGGCAGCGGAGCAGCCCGCGCCGCCGGTCGTGCCCGCGCCGGCCGCGGCCCCCGCGCGCTCCCGGGCCTGGGTTCTCTGGGGCGGGTGGATCATGGTGGTGCTCGCGCCTCTGGTTTTTATCGCCCGCTGCCTGATTTTTGATCATCCCCAAAATATGGGCCCCGATCTGCTGTATATCCTGCCGCCGCTGCTGGGCGGCCTGCTGCTGGGTCCGCTGATTGCCCGGCGGCGTTTCCTGCGCCGCGGGCTGCCGCTCCCGCCCGGCTATGTGGCGCTCACGCCGATCCTCTGGGTCCTGGTGCTGATCACGGTGGCGCTTCCGCCGCCCGCGTCCCCCGCCGGCCGGCTGCCCAGCCTGCCGCGGGCCCTCGCGGATCTGCCCCCGGCAATCGCGCTGGCCTCGCGGCTCCTGCTGACCCTCGTAATCCTGCTCTGGCTCGTGAGTATTTTTCTGCTCGCGGCCCCGGCGCGGGGTGCCGCGGTATTGCTGCCGCCGGTGCCCGCGGATCCCGCAACGGAACCGACACCTGCACCGGGGGTTACCGAGACGGGTGCTGCCGAGACGGGGGCCACCGGGGCGGGGACTACCGGGGCTGGTGCTACCGGGGCGGGGGCCGCGCGTCCCGGGCCTCCGGGCGGGGACTCCCCCGCGGGCCCACCGGCATCCGCGTAATCCCGCGGCCTCCGCACCCGGACAGGCACTCCCGCTTCGCCCGCCCACCGACACCCGGTTACCCCGCTGCCTGCGCGCCCCGGACGCACACCCCTGGCCGGGCATTCCCCGCCATGCGCCCACCGTCATCCGCATAAACTTACGGCCCCACACCCGCACGGGTACTCCCGCTTCGCGCGCTCACCGGCACCCGGTTAGCTCCGATGCCTGTGCGCCCCGGGCCCACACCCCGGGGCGAGCATTCCCCGCGATGCGCCCACCGTCATCCGGATAAACCCCACGACCTCCGCACCCGGGCTCACACTCACACTCACGGGCGAGGACTCCCCCACCACACGTCCACCGGCATTCGCATAAAACCCGACCCAGATATCCCGGACTCACGACCCGAACGGGGATTCCCGCATCCCGCGCCCAGCAGCATCCGCTTCATCCCGCGGCCCCCGTGCTCCGTGCTCACGCTCCCGGGCGAGGGCTCGCCCGTCACGCACCCACCGATATCCGCGGAGAACCCGGTCTCCGCGCCGCGAGCGCACACGCCCGCAGGGACTCCCGGACCACGCGCCCACCGGCGGCCAAGTACCCCCGGCCGCGCGCTCGTCGCCACACGCCCCGGGCGGGCGGCGGCACCGCCGCGATCACCGCCGCGGGATCGCCATATGGCGCACCGGCGCCGCGTGCCTAGGCGCTCACATACTCCAGCAGGTCCAGGCCCACGGTGCGCAGCGTCTCCTGCACGGCATAACCGCTACTGAGGTTATCCTCCGTGAACGCGGCCTTCACCGAATAGCACACGCCGGCCCGCTCCCCGCGGACCACCCCGGCCTCGGCACGCAACCCGCGGTCCCGCGTGACCATGGCATAGGCCTCCAGGCCATAGCTGGGGATCCCGTGCGAGAGCGGGTTCAGGCCCAGCGCCCCCGCGATCATGCCGAGGTCGGCCCCGCCGCGAATCCAGCCCACAACCCGCGCGGAAATCTCGGGGCTGACGATCTCGCCGCGATCCAGGCGCCAAAATAATTCGCTGAGTTCGGTCATGGTGGAGCGCGAGAGCGCGGCGCGGCCCGGCAGATCCCAGCGCGCACTCACGCCGTCGAGCAGCCGGGTATGCCGCAGCTTCAGGTCCTGGGCGCGCTGCGCCATGGCCTCCAACCCCACCTGTCGAAGCAATACATTGCTCGCTAAATGATCGTTATGCGCACCGATCAGCGCCGCCACATCGGCCATCGGCAGCCGGTCCTGGGTGAGGGACTGCCAGAGCCCCGCGCCGGCCGCGGCATCGCCGGGTTCGCGAACGAGCATCGGGCCGGGCCCACCATCGCAGCGCACGGCCGCCTCGATCAGCAGCAAAACCTTGCCGATTGAGCCGGTCTGCGCCACAAAATAATCGTCCACCCGCAGCAGCGGTTCGCCCGTGGCGAGGTCGTTCAGGCGCGCGGAGACCCGCACGCCCGCCTGGGCGAGCGTGCCGAGGGCGCCCAGGGCGTGTTCAAAACCGCGGTCGGAAATCTCGGCATCCCGACGGGCGCGCCGGCTACCGGGCGCGATCGGTCCCGACGCCCGCCCCCGCGAGCGCCGGGTAACCCCCTGCTGTGCGTGGGTCACCAGATGGTCACGCGCTGCTCGGGGGCGAGCCACAGGGCATCGCCCTCGTGCACATTAAACGCCTGATAAAACTCGTCGATATTGCGCACGATCTGGTTGCACCGG encodes the following:
- a CDS encoding serine hydrolase, with product MTHAQQGVTRRSRGRASGPIAPGSRRARRDAEISDRGFEHALGALGTLAQAGVRVSARLNDLATGEPLLRVDDYFVAQTGSIGKVLLLIEAAVRCDGGPGPMLVREPGDAAAGAGLWQSLTQDRLPMADVAALIGAHNDHLASNVLLRQVGLEAMAQRAQDLKLRHTRLLDGVSARWDLPGRAALSRSTMTELSELFWRLDRGEIVSPEISARVVGWIRGGADLGMIAGALGLNPLSHGIPSYGLEAYAMVTRDRGLRAEAGVVRGERAGVCYSVKAAFTEDNLSSGYAVQETLRTVGLDLLEYVSA